ATTTTTCTGAAGTTAAACTAATAGCAGAGACTCGCATGTCTGGAGCTTGAGAAGCAGAAAAATCAGCAGGTTTGTTCGTTTCGATTAAGGCAACATCAAAACCCATCGCTCCCAATCCTAAGGCAATAGCCGAACCTACCATTCCTCCACCTACTACACAAAAATCAAACAAACTCATTTCCTTCTTGGTACAAATTCAAATATTAGAAATAATTGAAAACCTAACGGCTAGCCTTGCCTAATGAAGTGATTGCAGAGCCCATAACCACAATCGCCCCACCAATATAGGCCCACTTATCTAGTTCGCTGGCAACAAAATGCTGTGGCATGAATTCTACTGCAAAATACATACTGATAAAGGTAAAAACCGGCGCCAAAGTAATTATCGCCCCGACTTTCGATGCTTGCCAAATACTTAAAGCCTCAGTAAAAGCACCGTAGCCCACTATAGTATTGAGACAACAAAAAATTAATGCGAATACATGCACTGCATCAAGACCAGACAAAAGCTGGACGTTAACAAATGGCAGTAACATAAGCATACCAATCAAATAAATATATAGAGTTAATTGTTTAGCTGAAAAAGATTTTAATAATGACTTTTGCATTAAAGCATAACCAGCCCAAGCAACAGCTGAGAAAACAATAATTAACACACCCAGAGTGTATTCATTTAAAGCTAAAAACAATGTGGCTAATCTATCATTAAAAAATAAAATTAAACCTAAAAGCAATAAACAAGCCCCAACACACTCTAAGCGACTAAATCGTTCAGAGAAGAAGATAATGCTACCCAACATCAATAAAAATGGCGCAAGCTGCATAATAACTAATGCTGATTCAGGATTTAAATACTCTAAACCTTGAACATATGACACATAATTAGCCACTAATAAAAAACTGACTAAAATTAACCAGCCACCTTTACGACTTTTAATTACAGCTAATTGAGGTAGGGAGCGGCTTTTATACAGAACTATAAAAACAAAAACACCCGCGACTAGAAATCGATACCAAGTGATAGTCACAGCATCCATGACTTCTAAACTCAATTTTAAAAATATGGGAAGTACACCCCACAACAAAGCAGTCAACAAAGATAAGGCAAATCCATACCAATGTTTATTAGGATCCAAATCAGTTTTACGCACAAGACCTTCAGAAAAATATATAAAAATTGAATTTGCAAAGTGACATCAAGAATACAGCAAAAAAGCAGATTGGGGCAGCGTGATACAGACTAAACAGCATGGTTCTGATAAAAAACATTACATAACCTAAGCCCAGTTTAAAGAGATGGTAGAAACCCAGCCATTGTTTATTTTAATCTTACCTGCTACTAATACTTAACATCCCCTCTGTTCAGTTGCCTTTATTTTATAAGCTAAAGTAGAATGAAATTCCGTTGACTTATACCATTCTAGCTAAATTAGTAGTTAACCTGAGTTCTGGATAAGAAGTATCGTCCAATCTTAATTTATTATTAAAATTCAATAACTTAATAACATTCACCCAATTCACCTCACATGAATGCTTACTCGGTGACGAAATTTTTTCGTGTATAGTAAGGCGGATTATCGTACGTAATAACGTGTTATTGCTAGACAATCCAACGCCGCTAGGCACAAAAAGAGCGTTATCGAGAGGTTCGGCTTATCCAGTATTCAGGTTAGTTACTCAGAATGCGACCAATTATTTAACTAGATTGGTATTAGCACTGGTTTATGTATACTTGGCTAAGACTATATTTCTAGTCTTAGCGTGTTTAAAGGAATAATTTATGAGACAAATATATACTAATGAAAATCGCCTATTAGCAATAAATTCAAAAAATGTACTAGAAAACGCAGGAATAGAAGTCGAAATTAGGAACGGGCATACATCAGGAAGTGCTATTCCTGGACATCAGGTTTGGCTTGAACTCTGGGTAGATGACAAAGACTATACAAACGCCTCAGAACTACTCCAATCTTTCGATACAACCCAAGATAAAAAATGGATATGCTCTAAATGTTCTGAACAGAATGCAGAATCATTTGAGGTTTGCTGGAGTTGTCAAAACGAAAACATAGAATAATCACCAGAGTTCCGGTTAAGCCGAGTCTGTGAATAACCTTCTTTTTTGCCTAGCGGTGCTGCATTGACTAACCATAGCCCGCTGTAGGGTAACAACACTCGCCTTACTATCCACGAAAATTTCATCATCAAGTAAGAAGTGATACAAATTAAAATGAATGTATATTTTTAACCTTTGGATTTAAATATAATATTAAATTTACACGACACTTATTAACTCGAGCTCAGGTAATAAACGTCTAATTTGCTCAGAATTAGTGTATTGTTTATGGCTGAAAAATAACGACTAACTCGTTAATATATAATCACTGACAAGAATATGTTTCTCTAACCTTAAACCAGTACAACTCATTGTGAACTTGGTTTCCCTATTTAATAAGTGCCTTAGTTAATTTATGCATTCGACTATTTTCATCCTATTATTGTTAATTATCCTTATCACAGGTTGCGACACAGGTAATTCTAAACAAAGATCAGGTGGGCAGTATAAACATCTAGTCGAAAAATCAGCAGACGAGTTAAGTTACGATGAGCTCTATAACCGAACGTTAACTTTGTGGGAAGTCCCCTTTGAACAAAGGCGGCTCAAAACATCAGCCGGTGAAGCACATATTATCATTGCTGGCCCAAGCCAAGCTCCTCCCTTAGTTCTATTACACGGAATGAATGCAAGTTCGACCATGTGGTATCCAAATATAAAGGCACTATCAAAAGACTACCGTGTCTATGCTATTGATTATATCTGGGATTCAGGAAAGTCTAGTCCAAGCCAAGAGCTGAACTCAGTTGAACAAGCAGTTAATTGGCACTTTGAAGTATTTGACCAATTAAAACTAGCGAAGATTATACTGGTTGGCGCTTCACAAGGGGGCTGGTTAGCCACACAGCTAGTAGCAACAGATAAGTCTAGGTTTTCTCATTTAGCATTATTAAGTCCCGCTCAAACTTTCACTTGGATTAGTCCAAGTTTTGATATGTTTTCAAATTTACTATTTATGACAAGCCCTAATAAAAAAGATTTACCCGATATTCTAAGTACAATGTCTAACAATTTAGAGAAGCTAGATCAACTTTATATAGACCAGTATTTTAGGGCAATAAAGAATGCATCTTTTCCGTCATTAGCACGGCATATGCAGCCTTTTTCAGATGAAGAAATAGCTAAGATTAATATCCCAGTGCTACTTCTCATTGGCGATAAGGACATCATCAATGATAAGGATAGTATCGAAACGGCAAACAAACACTTACCTAATGTGACGACAAAGATTATTAAAGATGCTGGACATTTTTTGAGTGTTGATCAAGCTAAAATCACTAACCAAAAGATTATTAACTTTATTAATAGTCATTGATGCTATGAGTCTTTTTTATCATGCTTTCAGTCAACTAATTGTTTTAAATTTCCAAAACAGAATTAGAGTTTTATCATTGTTTTAACTCTATCTCTATGACTTCTACTGACCTTTAATTCTTCGCCATTAGTTAAAATCAGATGGTACTCGCCACTGATATGACTCACCAATTTTTGTACGTAATTTATGTTCACTATGGCCGAACGATGAATACGCACAAACTTTTTAGGATCTAAGTCTTTCTCTAACTCTTTCATAGTACGACGCATTATGTGAGTTTGCTCGGCAGCATGCACACACATATAATCACCAGCGGCATCAATCCACTGCACATCTTTGACTGCAACTCGAGTCACCTCAGAGCCATCTTTAATCGCCAAAACGTCAGGAAACACCTGACTTTCAATATTTTCTCCACTCGCCAGTTTACGTAAAATATCTTCGCAATCATCGCCAGTCAAACCCGCCACTAGTTGCACTAACTTTTCATTCTGTCCGCTTTTTTCTTTGATGGCCAACGTCATACAGGCTTTATTAATCGCCTCATTTAATCTGTCATCATCAACCGGTTTTAATAAGTAATCTAAAGCGTGTATCTCAAACGCTTTAATTGCATAAGAATCGTAAGCAGTAACAAAGACAATTAATGGAATAGATTGTTGTAACTCTCTTAACCGATTAATAACTTGAAAACCATTTAAGCCAGGCATTTGTATATCTAAAAAAATTAAATCAGGTTTAACTTTAGGGATAAGATCAATGGCCTCATTGCCATTTTTACATTCACCGACTAATTCAATATTGTCATATTCAGATAAACGTATAGACAAGCCCTTTCGTGCTAAAGGCTCATCATCCACTATCAATGTATTAATTTTCAATTATGCTCTCGCTTATTTCGTAAGGTATACGAATATTAATTTTGATCCCGGTTGGCATGTTATGACAAATTACAAACGAATAATCATCTTTATACAAGGCTTCAAGACGATCTTTAATATTGACTAACCCCACTCCTCCACCAGGTCTAGTGGGCAATTGACCATTATTTATCTCTGCGCCAGGACCATTATCAGTCACTACTAACATTAAATCCCCAGCAAAAGATTTAGCTGAGATATGGATCTCTCCATCTCCTTGCATTTTAGAAATGGCATATTTAATCGAGTTTTCTATAAGTGGTTGTAGAATTAAACTTGGTACTAATGCCTTAGAACTGTCTTCTTCTATGTCCCAAATCACAGTTAACCTTTCCTCAAACCTGACTTTTTCAATCTGCAGATATAATTTTAAGGCCTGTATTTCTTGCATTAAAGGCACTTTTCTAATGGGATCTTTATCTAGAGAATAACGTAAAAAGTCGCTCAGTCTATTCACCATAGCCCCAGCTGTTTTATTGTCTTTCATCAAGATAAGTGTAGAAATAGCATTCAGTGTATTAAACAAAAAATGAGGATTAAGTTGATAACGCAACATTTTAATATGCGCTTGATGGGCCATAGAAGAAGCCTTTAACACATTTTGTTTTTCCTTAAGCAACATCTGATAATTTTTGATGCCAAAATATGCTCCTGTCCAACAGCCAATCATAATAATAGAGTTCACTGTGTTGGAGAAATACATATACCAGTCTTCAGGGCGATAACCTTTTTTATAAATCTCCCAATAATTGATGTTTTTAATCAAGGCCCAAAATAGAGCTGTTATGTATAAACTAATAGCCACCAGCAACAACATTTGCATAGGCTTAAGAGTTAACGCTTTGCGATAAATATAACGAAGAGGAATTGTTAACAACCAACCCGCATAGGCATTCAACGCAATCACAAAGACCCAAATATTACGCATATCGTGTAAAAAAGAACCTATATAATAGATAATTGCAAAACCAGCCCAACCTGCAGTATGCAAAGTCCAAAATAGTCTTTCTCGACTATCAACCAGCTTTTCCCATTGCGGCACGTATATCCCCAAATTACAAAAAATTAAACACGGATTGTACTAAATTAACAAGTAACACGTTTGAGCTTGGTCTTAACTAAATACCATTTTATCGCAAGTGTTATAGGGAATATCTGCTTGAACCAAGCAAAGCTGCTAATTGCTCAGTGAAAGAAAAATTATTAATGATTGCTCTTAATAATTAATGTTTAACCTTTTCAACCAATGTACCCACCACCATGCAGGTCCCACTAGTAAAAACTGTATATCTTTTAGAAAACTTGGTTTTTTACCTTCAATATGGTGTCCGACAAACTGTAAGATCCACATAATAACAAACAAAGCTAAGCTAAATTGCCAGACTGATATATTCAGCATCACTAATAGTTTGATGCAGAAAAAAGAAATAATAGTCAAAAACGTCATTGCCGCACCAATAGGCCCCGACAATTTAAAGTAATAATATAAAACAGGGATAACACAGACATGTGCCCAAGAGACACTAAAATAATCTAACAAACTGGGAGTAGGAATTGACCATAACAAAGCTAAAGTGACAAAATAAATTGCCGGCACAGCTACTGCGTGAATATAAATATTCGACCTATTTTGATGACTCTCGCCATATTCCCTAAGTAATCTATCTATTTGTCGCATATTAATCTCAAATAATTCCCATTAACTTTAATCTAACAATTAGGCAGTCAAGCATCAATCAAAACTAACACTAATTTATCAATAACTAAAACTAATCAGCCACCACCATGATTTCTTTTAATAATTGTTTCACTTCTGATTCTTCAGTGGCGAACTTAATCCCATAAAACCTTGAAACTTCATCAACTTTAGTACTTTGAATGGTTCCAACTAATTGATTCACATTATTTGTTGAAGCTAAAAAATGCATTTTAATTGTTTGATATAATTCTGGTTTATTTTCTAACACTTTTTTATCGATACTGATACGGCAGCCATTCTTAGAAATATCAACCACCACACATTTACATAATATTTCACCTGTTGCTACATCTTCTAGTTTTACTGCAATACTTGTCTGAGCCCTAGGCTCTGCTCGCAGATCATGACTTTGAATAGCCACTGGGAAAGACGTAAAGATTAAATCTGTTGGTGTTGTAGCAACTAATAAAACTTTCACTTTAAACGCAATAATTTCACCAGTATCATCTTCAAGAATATATCTAACAATCATGTTCATATCTTTAAAGATGGATTCTTTTAACCTGCCCCATTTATTTTCATCTGGAAATTTAATGATAAGGCAGCGTTTACCGTCCATGCCGACAAATTCACTGCGCACACGTTTTATACCGTTATTAGTTGTAATCTGTAAGTCCACAGGGCGGCCTGGACGCATAGATTTTATTTTTCTAACGTCTGCATTCGTTAATCCTACTTTTTCGTGCAAAATTGCCATTTACCTAGTGTTCCCAGAAATTATTGTTTTTATTACCCATGGAGGGTAAATAAACTTTATAAAAACAACAACCTAAGAATTAAATTATGTAATTATTAGGTCAACTAAAACTTTTTAAAAATAACAAGAGAATAATCTATGCATAAACCACAGTCACACATCCACTATCAAGTGAAAGTACTCTCAATTGCAGGACATATTCTCCAAGTTAAATTAACTATAGATAAGCCTGAAAAATCAGGACAAATACTCTCTTTACCCGCTTGGATCCCAGGTAGTTACATGATCCGAGACTTTGCCAAAAATATTATCACACTTAATGCAGAAGATGATTATGGGCAACAAATAATCATTAATAAACTAGATAAACAAAGCTGGCAACTAGCGTCCTGCCCCACAAGAATACATGTTTATTATCAGGTTTATGCTTTCGATTTATCTGTCAGAGGTGCCTACGTCAATGACGAATATGCTTTTTTTAATGGTACCAATATGTTTTTAGCTGTTGAAGGCCAAACGGATCAACCATCTTCCATAGAACTCATTAAACCAGAAGATAATGCACTAGGCCACTGGCAAGTTGCCACAACTATGCCATCTACCCAGCCTTTATCCCATTCATTTGGAGAATATTGGGCGAAAAATTATGATGAACTCATTGACCATCCCGTATTATTGGGTGAGTTTAATACCATCAAATTTAATACATCTGGGGTAGAATTTGAACTTATTTTAGCTGGCGGTCATCAAGCAGATACTCAACGTTTAAAACAAGATCTAACTAAAGTCTGTAAGCATCAAATTGGATTCTTTAATGACAATCCGCCCATTACACATTATCAATTTATTACCCTGTTAACTGATAATGCTTTTGGTGGCTTAGAACATATAAGTTCGACAGCCTTAATGTTTAGTCGTAAAGATTTACCCAGTCCTTATCAAAAACAAAAAATGACTGATGGATACCAATTATTTCTCAGCCTGTGTAGTCATGAGTTTCTTCATACCTGGCATGTGAAACGAATTAAACCAGAGGCTTTATTTGCGGCAACATTAGATAGCGAAAAATATACCGAACAATTATGGATTTACGAAGGTTTTACCAGTTATTACGACGATTTATCTCTATTACGCTCTGGTTTAGTCACAGAGGCTGAATACTTAAAAGTAATGGCGAAAAATCTCACTCGTTTAGTCCGTAACCAAGGTCGGCTTAAACAAAGTATTACCGAATCTAGCTTTGATGCTTGGACCAAGTTTTATAAACAAGACGAAGGGGCCATTAATAATATTGTCAGTTATTACAATAAAGGTGCAGTGCTCGCTATGTGTTTGGATTTGAGCATTCGCTTAGGCAGTGATCAAAAATCTAGCTTAGATGATGTTATGCGCTATTTGTGGCAGGCTCATGGCAAAACTAATATCCCCACTAACAACCAGGTCATAGATAAAATATTAAAAGAACAACTGGGGCTCGATCTCAGTGAGTTTTTGTCTTCGGCTTTATATTCTACTGCTGAATTACCTTTCGAAAACCTATTAAATAAGTACGGAGTAAAAGTCAATTACAGCGCTAAAGCCAGTATTGATGATAAAGGGGGGGACACTAACAGCGAACCTTTCTTATTTGATTTTGGCGCCCAAGTCACTGATAAAGAAGTAGGTGTTGTCATTAATCAAGTGACCGAACACAGCAGTGCTTATAAAGCTGGACTACAAGTAGGTGATGTACTGATTGCACTGAATAATTGGCAAGTTAGTAAAACAGAGATAAAACATATTCTAAATAACTTAAGAGTAGAACAAACTGTAGAGTTAATCGTATTAAGAGATAAGAAAGTGAAAAAACTGATATTTACAGTCAACCCCGTGATAACAGATTCAATTTCGTTAAAAATCTTTGACCAAGAGTTAGCTTCGAGTTGGTTAAAATAATGCTAGATGCTAGATGCTAGATGCTAGAAAAGTTAAAAGCTTAACTTATTATATCCAACCTTATTATTTTCATCGCGCATAAAAAAATGGCTAAGGTTTTCACCTTAGCCATTTAAATCATTGGTTACTCAATAAAACTTACGCTTCGTTGATATAAACCGTTTTCTTCTCTAGGTATTGCTCAAGACCGAATTTACCGTCTTCGCCACCAAAACCACTTTGTTTCCAACCATTATGGAAACCTTGGTGTTGCTCACCCATACCACGGTTTACATAGACTTCACCGACTTCTAATTCGTTGATTGCTTTATTAATATCAAAGAAGTTTTCAGTGAAAATATAGGCACTAAGACCATAGATACTGTCATTACAGTATTCAATGGCTTGATCCATATCTTTAACTTTAACGATAGGTAGTACAGGGCCAAAGGTTTCTTCATGTACAGCAATATTATCTTGCGCTACATCAACCAATAATGTGGGTTCATACCAACAACCGCCTTCAAAACCTGCTACCGAAGCAACTTTACCACCAGTAGCTAGAGTCGCACCTTGTTTGAGGCTTTCTTGAACTATGTGATCTATGTTATCAATTTCACGTTGGTTACACTTAGGGCCCATTTGAGTTTCTGGGTTCATTGGGTCACCCACTTTAAGGGCTTCAACCGCTGGTACAAACTTAGCCATGAATTTTTCATATACACTTTCTTGCACGTATAAACGCTCAACACACGT
The sequence above is a segment of the Paraglaciecola sp. L3A3 genome. Coding sequences within it:
- a CDS encoding DMT family transporter; this encodes MRKTDLDPNKHWYGFALSLLTALLWGVLPIFLKLSLEVMDAVTITWYRFLVAGVFVFIVLYKSRSLPQLAVIKSRKGGWLILVSFLLVANYVSYVQGLEYLNPESALVIMQLAPFLLMLGSIIFFSERFSRLECVGACLLLLGLILFFNDRLATLFLALNEYTLGVLIIVFSAVAWAGYALMQKSLLKSFSAKQLTLYIYLIGMLMLLPFVNVQLLSGLDAVHVFALIFCCLNTIVGYGAFTEALSIWQASKVGAIITLAPVFTFISMYFAVEFMPQHFVASELDKWAYIGGAIVVMGSAITSLGKASR
- a CDS encoding DUF2007 domain-containing protein; this translates as MRQIYTNENRLLAINSKNVLENAGIEVEIRNGHTSGSAIPGHQVWLELWVDDKDYTNASELLQSFDTTQDKKWICSKCSEQNAESFEVCWSCQNENIE
- a CDS encoding alpha/beta fold hydrolase, coding for MHSTIFILLLLIILITGCDTGNSKQRSGGQYKHLVEKSADELSYDELYNRTLTLWEVPFEQRRLKTSAGEAHIIIAGPSQAPPLVLLHGMNASSTMWYPNIKALSKDYRVYAIDYIWDSGKSSPSQELNSVEQAVNWHFEVFDQLKLAKIILVGASQGGWLATQLVATDKSRFSHLALLSPAQTFTWISPSFDMFSNLLFMTSPNKKDLPDILSTMSNNLEKLDQLYIDQYFRAIKNASFPSLARHMQPFSDEEIAKINIPVLLLIGDKDIINDKDSIETANKHLPNVTTKIIKDAGHFLSVDQAKITNQKIINFINSH
- a CDS encoding LytTR family DNA-binding domain-containing protein, yielding MKINTLIVDDEPLARKGLSIRLSEYDNIELVGECKNGNEAIDLIPKVKPDLIFLDIQMPGLNGFQVINRLRELQQSIPLIVFVTAYDSYAIKAFEIHALDYLLKPVDDDRLNEAINKACMTLAIKEKSGQNEKLVQLVAGLTGDDCEDILRKLASGENIESQVFPDVLAIKDGSEVTRVAVKDVQWIDAAGDYMCVHAAEQTHIMRRTMKELEKDLDPKKFVRIHRSAIVNINYVQKLVSHISGEYHLILTNGEELKVSRSHRDRVKTMIKL
- a CDS encoding sensor histidine kinase, whose protein sequence is MPQWEKLVDSRERLFWTLHTAGWAGFAIIYYIGSFLHDMRNIWVFVIALNAYAGWLLTIPLRYIYRKALTLKPMQMLLLVAISLYITALFWALIKNINYWEIYKKGYRPEDWYMYFSNTVNSIIMIGCWTGAYFGIKNYQMLLKEKQNVLKASSMAHQAHIKMLRYQLNPHFLFNTLNAISTLILMKDNKTAGAMVNRLSDFLRYSLDKDPIRKVPLMQEIQALKLYLQIEKVRFEERLTVIWDIEEDSSKALVPSLILQPLIENSIKYAISKMQGDGEIHISAKSFAGDLMLVVTDNGPGAEINNGQLPTRPGGGVGLVNIKDRLEALYKDDYSFVICHNMPTGIKINIRIPYEISESIIEN
- a CDS encoding DUF962 domain-containing protein, which codes for MRQIDRLLREYGESHQNRSNIYIHAVAVPAIYFVTLALLWSIPTPSLLDYFSVSWAHVCVIPVLYYYFKLSGPIGAAMTFLTIISFFCIKLLVMLNISVWQFSLALFVIMWILQFVGHHIEGKKPSFLKDIQFLLVGPAWWWVHWLKRLNINY
- a CDS encoding flagellar brake protein; translated protein: MAILHEKVGLTNADVRKIKSMRPGRPVDLQITTNNGIKRVRSEFVGMDGKRCLIIKFPDENKWGRLKESIFKDMNMIVRYILEDDTGEIIAFKVKVLLVATTPTDLIFTSFPVAIQSHDLRAEPRAQTSIAVKLEDVATGEILCKCVVVDISKNGCRISIDKKVLENKPELYQTIKMHFLASTNNVNQLVGTIQSTKVDEVSRFYGIKFATEESEVKQLLKEIMVVAD
- a CDS encoding M61 family metallopeptidase, encoding MHKPQSHIHYQVKVLSIAGHILQVKLTIDKPEKSGQILSLPAWIPGSYMIRDFAKNIITLNAEDDYGQQIIINKLDKQSWQLASCPTRIHVYYQVYAFDLSVRGAYVNDEYAFFNGTNMFLAVEGQTDQPSSIELIKPEDNALGHWQVATTMPSTQPLSHSFGEYWAKNYDELIDHPVLLGEFNTIKFNTSGVEFELILAGGHQADTQRLKQDLTKVCKHQIGFFNDNPPITHYQFITLLTDNAFGGLEHISSTALMFSRKDLPSPYQKQKMTDGYQLFLSLCSHEFLHTWHVKRIKPEALFAATLDSEKYTEQLWIYEGFTSYYDDLSLLRSGLVTEAEYLKVMAKNLTRLVRNQGRLKQSITESSFDAWTKFYKQDEGAINNIVSYYNKGAVLAMCLDLSIRLGSDQKSSLDDVMRYLWQAHGKTNIPTNNQVIDKILKEQLGLDLSEFLSSALYSTAELPFENLLNKYGVKVNYSAKASIDDKGGDTNSEPFLFDFGAQVTDKEVGVVINQVTEHSSAYKAGLQVGDVLIALNNWQVSKTEIKHILNNLRVEQTVELIVLRDKKVKKLIFTVNPVITDSISLKIFDQELASSWLK